A genome region from Aurantiacibacter sp. MUD61 includes the following:
- a CDS encoding efflux RND transporter periplasmic adaptor subunit, which yields MSKQLKLSLIILGVAILIAALMVWLRPEPEEQPREEQVPLVEAVAFEAAAGPIPVLATGTVQARDEVVISAQVAGRLAYVHPAFREGGTVPAGATLLRIEASDYQNQVRIAQADVAAQNVNVLQAQEEVAIARDELARFGAREAARGEAGGGSRILPPDQLASAGATQSAPPSSTNGLASREPQLRSAQAARDRAQANLSVAQLSLARTRITAPFRGLVQEESVSVGTLVQPGQALGAIASTSAFEVRLSLTADEAALVPGLLSGARGRIPASVFYDFGGLTYRWDARVDRADVSLDAQTRNVEVFLQVPNPLSGGVQVVAEGEEPVDTPAPPLLLGAFVRGEITGAVIENYAAIPARALRPGNEIWVVRDGALQILSVRVIQRSDDLAYVSTPTLAEGGYLVTSSLSAPTEGMAVRLAGASSQ from the coding sequence ATGAGCAAGCAATTGAAACTCTCGCTGATCATCCTCGGCGTTGCCATCCTGATCGCTGCGCTGATGGTGTGGCTGCGTCCGGAGCCGGAAGAACAGCCGCGCGAAGAGCAGGTTCCACTGGTCGAAGCCGTTGCGTTTGAGGCGGCGGCTGGCCCCATTCCCGTGCTCGCAACCGGCACGGTTCAGGCGCGCGATGAGGTGGTGATCAGCGCGCAAGTGGCCGGGCGTCTGGCCTATGTCCACCCCGCGTTTCGCGAAGGTGGCACGGTCCCCGCCGGGGCGACACTGCTGCGGATCGAAGCCTCCGATTATCAAAACCAGGTCCGCATCGCGCAGGCCGACGTGGCGGCGCAAAATGTGAACGTGCTGCAAGCGCAGGAGGAAGTTGCGATAGCGCGCGACGAACTGGCGCGCTTCGGAGCGCGTGAGGCCGCGCGCGGCGAGGCGGGGGGAGGCTCACGCATCCTGCCTCCCGACCAGCTTGCCTCGGCAGGCGCAACGCAGAGTGCTCCGCCTTCGAGTACGAACGGTCTCGCCTCGCGCGAGCCGCAGCTGCGGTCCGCTCAGGCAGCAAGGGACCGTGCGCAGGCAAACCTTTCTGTCGCACAATTGTCGCTCGCCCGGACGCGCATCACCGCGCCTTTCCGTGGGCTTGTTCAAGAAGAAAGCGTTTCGGTTGGAACGCTTGTGCAGCCGGGACAGGCCCTTGGTGCAATCGCTTCGACCTCCGCCTTCGAAGTGCGCCTGTCGCTCACCGCCGATGAAGCGGCGCTGGTCCCCGGCCTGCTCAGTGGCGCGCGCGGACGCATTCCGGCGAGCGTGTTTTATGACTTCGGCGGATTGACCTATCGCTGGGATGCGAGGGTCGATCGCGCCGATGTGAGCCTCGATGCACAGACGCGCAACGTGGAAGTGTTTCTGCAGGTGCCCAATCCGCTGAGCGGCGGTGTGCAGGTCGTTGCGGAGGGCGAAGAACCGGTCGATACTCCTGCACCTCCGCTGTTGCTCGGTGCCTTCGTGCGCGGCGAAATCACAGGCGCGGTGATCGAAAACTATGCCGCCATTCCGGCAAGGGCCCTTCGCCCCGGCAACGAGATTTGGGTCGTGCGCGATGGCGCCTTGCAGATCCTCTCTGTGCGGGTGATCCAGCGATCGGATGATCTCGCTTACGTCAGCACTCCGACGCTGGCAGAGGGCGGTTATCTGGTCACCAGCAGCCTGTCCGCCCCGACAGAAGGTATGGCCGTGCGTCTTGCCGGAGCCAGCAGCCAGTGA
- a CDS encoding efflux transporter outer membrane subunit produces MNRKFACSILAAPLVLSGCISLAPDPQVPVVAAEMPESYAFASDNGDYVPAAWWTTYEDPTLNALVETALVQNFDIAEAAARVEQARAQARIARSALLPTLNVNGGATSSSTPLAGSAFGGLGGGGIDRIENDTVSLSLGAAYEVDFFGRARNDLLAARADAIATEYDFRTIRLATAAEVIAAYFDIVDTRRQLTLAQETADVLQDRADRTNERFERGLVQSFELYQVQQQLRATQASVPQLEAALAANEGRMAILLGTYRGEVSELLEGDLTPQLVFEDVPTGLSTQLLQQRPDVAAAWARLEASRLRIGARRAERFPRLSLSASIGSQGDGIGSALNILDNWAASLAANIVAPIIDGGRISANIRAARAAYDQNAAAYARSVVTAFTEVENALAEYDQQRRRYVLITAQLREAEASLDLQRRRYAAGVGSYITYLDALRTVRQVEASLSGSARATALARLGVHRALGGDWAPVIETPSLEMQPAETAAAGDAS; encoded by the coding sequence ATGAACCGGAAATTCGCCTGCTCCATTCTGGCGGCACCGCTTGTGCTGAGCGGCTGCATCTCGCTGGCTCCCGACCCGCAAGTACCGGTAGTCGCGGCGGAAATGCCCGAGAGCTACGCATTCGCCTCCGACAATGGCGACTATGTGCCAGCGGCGTGGTGGACGACTTACGAGGACCCGACGCTCAACGCGCTTGTCGAAACGGCGCTGGTCCAGAACTTCGACATTGCCGAGGCCGCCGCGCGCGTAGAGCAGGCCCGCGCACAGGCCCGCATCGCGCGCAGCGCGCTTCTGCCAACGCTTAATGTCAATGGAGGCGCAACATCCTCCAGCACGCCGCTGGCGGGCAGCGCCTTCGGAGGATTGGGCGGCGGAGGCATCGACCGGATCGAGAACGACACCGTCTCGCTCAGCCTTGGCGCGGCCTATGAAGTGGATTTCTTTGGCCGTGCGCGCAACGATTTGCTCGCCGCCCGCGCAGACGCCATTGCCACCGAATATGATTTCCGCACGATCCGCCTCGCCACCGCGGCAGAGGTGATCGCCGCCTATTTCGATATCGTCGACACCCGGCGCCAGCTCACGCTCGCGCAAGAAACTGCGGACGTGCTGCAGGATCGTGCCGATCGAACGAATGAGCGATTTGAGCGCGGTCTGGTGCAGAGTTTCGAGCTTTATCAGGTGCAGCAGCAATTGCGCGCCACGCAGGCGTCCGTACCGCAGCTGGAAGCCGCCTTGGCCGCGAATGAAGGGCGCATGGCAATCCTGCTCGGCACCTATCGCGGCGAAGTGTCGGAACTGCTCGAGGGTGATCTGACACCGCAACTGGTTTTCGAAGATGTCCCGACGGGCCTTTCTACGCAATTGCTCCAGCAGCGACCCGATGTCGCTGCGGCATGGGCGCGGCTGGAGGCATCGCGCCTGCGCATCGGTGCACGCCGGGCCGAGCGCTTCCCGCGGCTCAGTCTCTCTGCCTCCATCGGCTCGCAGGGTGACGGGATTGGCAGTGCGCTCAATATTCTCGACAATTGGGCTGCCTCACTTGCGGCGAATATCGTTGCGCCGATCATCGACGGCGGACGAATTTCCGCCAATATCCGCGCGGCGCGCGCGGCTTACGATCAGAACGCGGCCGCCTATGCGCGCAGCGTGGTCACGGCGTTTACCGAGGTCGAAAACGCGCTGGCGGAGTATGACCAGCAGCGCCGCCGCTATGTCCTGATCACCGCCCAATTGCGCGAGGCAGAGGCATCGCTCGATCTGCAACGTCGTCGCTATGCGGCAGGTGTCGGCAGCTACATCACCTATCTCGATGCTTTGCGCACTGTCCGTCAGGTCGAAGCCAGCCTGTCTGGCTCCGCCCGCGCGACAGCGCTCGCGCGCCTTGGCGTGCACCGTGCGCTCGGCGGGGACTGGGCACCTGTCATCGAAACACCTTCTCTCGAAATGCAGCCTGCGGAAACCGCCGCGGCAGGAGACGCTTCATGA
- a CDS encoding CerR family C-terminal domain-containing protein has translation MKNKLISTAIRQFGERGFDGASTRDIASEAGTTMSNITYHFKGKEGLYRAAAEAIVQRFAEVSRHQFSQPVPPDIDAATRIERVCAVLRTIGAFMLSDEAEPLARFVAREQQSSQSVMREYFQRDIAPMVDALKQHVTILRPDLSAEDVNATVFFLLSMAISLRSSRMSLCMFMEVTDIDDRLGAQVLERLEATVREVLAHPVSKEGQR, from the coding sequence ATGAAGAACAAACTCATCAGCACCGCCATCCGGCAGTTTGGCGAGCGTGGCTTCGATGGTGCGAGCACGCGCGATATCGCGTCCGAGGCGGGCACGACGATGAGCAACATCACCTATCATTTCAAAGGGAAAGAGGGACTGTATCGCGCCGCTGCCGAGGCAATCGTCCAGCGTTTTGCAGAGGTCAGCCGCCACCAATTTTCCCAGCCCGTACCACCGGATATCGATGCTGCGACTCGGATCGAGCGCGTTTGTGCAGTGCTGCGCACGATTGGTGCCTTCATGCTGAGCGATGAGGCAGAGCCGCTCGCGCGCTTCGTGGCCCGTGAGCAGCAGAGCTCGCAATCGGTCATGCGCGAATACTTCCAGCGCGACATTGCACCCATGGTTGATGCGCTGAAGCAGCATGTCACCATCCTGCGCCCCGATCTTTCAGCCGAGGATGTGAATGCGACTGTCTTCTTCCTCCTGAGCATGGCCATTTCGCTGCGCAGTTCACGCATGTCGCTCTGCATGTTCATGGAAGTGACCGATATCGACGATAGGCTGGGTGCCCAGGTCCTCGAACGGCTGGAGGCAACCGTTCGCGAAGTGCTTGCTCACCCAGTTTCGAAGGAGGGACAGCGATGA
- the bchI gene encoding magnesium chelatase ATPase subunit I: protein MSRFPFSAIVGQDEMKLALLIAAVDPSIGGVMVFGDRGTGKSTAARALAALLPPISIAEGCRYGCTPDQSGSCPDPCTSKRARKVPVPFVDLPLGATEDRVLGALDLEQALRSGEKAFEPGLLAKAHRGFLYIDEINLLEDHLVDLLLDVAASGENVVEREGLSIRHRANFVLIGSGNPEEGELRPQLLDRFGLSVEVRTPEAIEDRVEIMRRCGAQERDAEAFAKEWAGEEEKVLKQIARGQAKLAKLTVPDDVLTDAANLCAEVKADGLRGELTLMRAARALAALKGAKAVRREHLIEVAPLALRHRLRRDVLDETGSTVRIERAISELFG, encoded by the coding sequence GTGAGCAGGTTCCCTTTTTCCGCCATCGTCGGACAGGACGAGATGAAGCTGGCGCTGCTGATCGCGGCGGTCGACCCTTCTATTGGCGGGGTGATGGTGTTTGGCGATCGCGGTACGGGCAAAAGCACCGCTGCCCGCGCGCTGGCCGCCCTGCTTCCTCCCATATCCATCGCCGAGGGCTGCCGATATGGATGCACGCCGGATCAATCGGGCAGCTGCCCCGATCCCTGCACGTCCAAACGGGCGCGCAAAGTGCCGGTGCCATTCGTCGATCTCCCATTGGGCGCGACGGAAGACCGCGTCCTTGGCGCGCTCGACCTGGAACAGGCCTTGCGCTCGGGCGAGAAGGCGTTCGAGCCGGGCTTGCTCGCCAAGGCGCACCGCGGCTTTCTCTACATCGATGAAATCAATCTGCTGGAAGATCATCTGGTCGACCTGCTGCTCGACGTCGCCGCGTCGGGCGAGAATGTGGTCGAGCGCGAAGGCCTTTCCATCCGCCACCGCGCCAACTTCGTGCTGATCGGCAGCGGCAACCCCGAAGAAGGCGAATTGCGCCCACAATTGCTCGATCGCTTCGGCCTGTCTGTAGAAGTGCGCACGCCCGAGGCCATCGAGGACCGCGTTGAAATCATGCGGCGCTGCGGCGCGCAGGAACGTGATGCAGAGGCCTTCGCCAAGGAATGGGCTGGGGAGGAGGAGAAGGTCCTCAAGCAGATCGCCCGCGGCCAGGCCAAGCTCGCCAAACTCACCGTACCCGACGATGTGCTGACCGACGCTGCCAATTTGTGTGCCGAGGTGAAAGCCGATGGGCTGCGCGGCGAGTTGACGCTGATGCGCGCTGCTCGTGCACTCGCTGCCCTGAAAGGCGCAAAAGCCGTGCGCCGCGAACATCTGATCGAAGTCGCGCCGCTAGCCCTGCGCCACCGATTGCGCCGCGATGTGCTCGATGAAACCGGCTCCACCGTCCGTATCGAGCGGGCGATATCCGAACTCTTCGGATGA
- a CDS encoding magnesium chelatase subunit D produces MSGQEPADNPSPLADALLAARLLAIAPAALGGMNLRGGGPARDLVLAALKSGFPTRRIPPHIDEERLLGGVDIVASLTAGKPVMQKGLLADADGTLLIAPMAERMRDGLAGRLAQTIDAKAGFGLILLDDGREADERAPATLLDRIAFHCELSDVTSLQSDDSERPKAHDISSVAPASDETLKTLAGVAMALGVDSARPLLFALNAARAHAALSGRGEIAQDDLTAAARLVLAPRATRIPQSPEEQSAEEPPPPPPDHSDTPGESEEQQTGEQIPDDLVLEAALAAIPPDVLEMIAKDDGRRSASSGGSGNRAKSKLRGKPLGARPGQPRDGARLAIIDTLRSAVPWQPLRQRESGSDTLQIRRTDLRIRRFEERAASVTVFCVDASGSAAAARLAEAKGAVELILAQAYVKRSEVALIAFRGTGADLLLPPTRSLTRARRALAGLPGGGGTPLASGLALARELGTSIASRGNTPFLVVLTDGSANIAADGTPGRKKAREDAQTAAKAVATSGLAALVIDIAPRPRDDAAKLAADMRARYLPLPFADAQALSKVVLAAQPEKQTA; encoded by the coding sequence ATGAGCGGGCAAGAGCCAGCGGACAATCCATCCCCCCTCGCGGATGCGCTGCTCGCCGCACGGCTATTGGCAATCGCGCCCGCAGCACTCGGCGGGATGAACCTTCGCGGTGGCGGTCCTGCGCGTGATCTGGTTCTCGCTGCGCTGAAAAGCGGTTTTCCAACCCGCCGCATCCCGCCGCACATCGATGAGGAGCGTTTGCTGGGCGGGGTCGATATCGTCGCCAGCCTGACGGCAGGAAAACCTGTCATGCAAAAGGGGCTCCTCGCAGATGCGGATGGCACACTGCTGATCGCGCCCATGGCAGAGCGGATGCGCGATGGCCTTGCCGGCAGACTGGCTCAGACGATCGACGCCAAGGCTGGCTTCGGCCTGATCCTGCTCGACGATGGGCGCGAGGCAGATGAGCGTGCCCCCGCAACGCTGCTCGATCGGATCGCCTTTCACTGTGAACTGTCGGACGTCACCTCGCTACAGTCGGACGATAGCGAAAGGCCGAAAGCCCATGACATAAGCTCTGTCGCCCCGGCCTCCGATGAGACGCTCAAAACGCTCGCTGGCGTGGCGATGGCCCTCGGTGTGGACTCGGCGCGCCCGCTACTTTTCGCCCTGAATGCTGCGCGCGCGCACGCGGCTCTGTCTGGTCGCGGGGAGATTGCACAGGACGATCTCACCGCCGCCGCGCGACTAGTCCTGGCCCCGCGTGCCACGCGCATTCCGCAATCGCCTGAAGAACAATCGGCGGAAGAGCCTCCGCCACCTCCTCCCGACCATTCCGATACGCCAGGCGAGAGCGAAGAGCAGCAAACGGGCGAACAGATCCCGGACGACCTCGTGCTCGAGGCTGCGCTGGCAGCGATCCCGCCCGATGTGCTTGAGATGATTGCGAAGGACGACGGTCGGCGCAGCGCGAGCAGCGGTGGGAGCGGCAATCGCGCCAAGTCGAAGCTGCGCGGAAAGCCGCTCGGTGCGCGCCCCGGCCAGCCGCGCGATGGTGCGAGGCTAGCCATCATCGATACGTTGAGAAGCGCGGTTCCATGGCAACCCTTGCGGCAGCGCGAGAGCGGCAGTGACACGCTGCAAATCCGCAGAACCGATCTGCGCATCCGCCGTTTTGAGGAGCGGGCTGCCAGCGTTACGGTGTTCTGTGTTGATGCATCAGGCTCGGCTGCTGCGGCGCGTCTCGCCGAAGCCAAGGGTGCAGTCGAGCTGATCCTCGCCCAAGCCTATGTCAAACGCAGCGAAGTCGCCCTGATCGCCTTCCGCGGGACGGGTGCAGACTTGCTGCTTCCCCCCACCCGCTCGCTCACCCGCGCGCGCCGGGCGCTGGCAGGTTTGCCCGGTGGGGGCGGTACGCCGCTCGCGTCGGGACTTGCTCTGGCGCGCGAACTCGGCACCTCGATCGCAAGCCGCGGCAACACGCCGTTCCTTGTCGTGCTGACCGATGGCAGCGCCAATATTGCCGCCGATGGCACGCCGGGCCGCAAAAAGGCGCGCGAAGATGCCCAGACCGCTGCCAAAGCCGTGGCGACAAGCGGCCTTGCGGCACTGGTGATCGATATTGCTCCGCGGCCAAGGGACGATGCCGCCAAACTAGCTGCGGACATGCGCGCGCGCTACCTACCGCTGCCATTTGCGGATGCGCAGGCGCTCAGCAAAGTCGTGCTGGCTGCGCAACCAGAAAAGCAAACCGCATGA
- the bchO gene encoding alpha/beta fold hydrolase BchO encodes MRSPLNRESELPNWPNAEASRFVTAGGLDWHVQQVGEGPSLLLLHGTGASCHSWAGVMEKLAQDFTLIVPDLPGHGFTAGSLRGGPTLPNVTKALSALMDELGQHPDAIAGHSAGVAIALDYARTHAPKIPVIGFGPAITPFPGLAAKLFPAMAKMLFVNPLVPRIFAATTRIPGETERFLRRATGSTIAPEYLACYEALLGNHRHCEGALEMMANWDLDTFSEGLGEVSNPVLLVHGRKDKAVPTGAVDGAASRLPNAKLTLLDNLGHLAHEEAPQTAAQLINGFANEHPITKAKAL; translated from the coding sequence ATGAGATCGCCGCTCAACCGCGAGAGTGAATTGCCCAATTGGCCCAATGCGGAGGCCTCCCGCTTCGTCACTGCCGGCGGGCTCGACTGGCATGTGCAGCAAGTGGGCGAAGGCCCCAGCCTCCTCCTGCTGCACGGCACCGGAGCGTCCTGCCACAGCTGGGCCGGAGTGATGGAGAAGCTGGCGCAGGATTTCACGCTGATAGTGCCGGATCTGCCGGGGCACGGCTTTACAGCGGGTTCGCTGCGTGGCGGGCCTACGCTGCCGAATGTGACGAAGGCCCTGTCGGCGCTCATGGATGAGCTTGGTCAGCATCCTGATGCCATCGCCGGCCATTCTGCGGGTGTCGCCATTGCGCTGGACTACGCTCGCACCCACGCCCCGAAGATCCCGGTCATCGGTTTCGGACCGGCGATCACGCCATTTCCCGGCCTCGCCGCAAAGCTGTTTCCGGCGATGGCGAAAATGCTGTTCGTCAATCCCCTCGTCCCGCGAATTTTCGCTGCGACCACCCGCATTCCGGGCGAAACCGAGAGATTCTTGCGCAGGGCTACGGGCTCCACAATCGCGCCCGAATATCTCGCCTGTTACGAGGCACTCCTTGGCAATCACCGCCACTGCGAAGGCGCGCTGGAGATGATGGCGAATTGGGATCTCGACACTTTCAGCGAGGGATTGGGCGAAGTCTCCAATCCGGTCTTGCTGGTCCATGGCCGCAAGGACAAGGCCGTGCCGACAGGCGCGGTGGATGGCGCGGCATCGCGGCTTCCGAACGCGAAACTCACCCTGCTCGATAATCTCGGCCATCTGGCGCATGAGGAGGCCCCGCAAACCGCGGCGCAGTTGATCAACGGCTTCGCCAATGAGCATCCCATCACAAAGGCCAAGGCCTTATGA
- a CDS encoding hydroxyneurosporene dehydrogenase has translation MTERSRGAAVQEADQLQIGPSNVRWTGEALEIDIVERDTRLFNPIHRRVRGKLRVIPRAINTVPFGLDPDARHRWHCLAPRARIELRMDEPGISWNGEGYLDSNSGEESLEEGFRVWHWSRAHCREGSVVNYEGVRRDGSHFASALRFAKDGSPEPAELPMVAPLPNTFWQIERKTRADRGHARALDTWEDSPFYARSQLLTQLYGERVVAVQESLDLDRFKSPITQFMLPFRMPRKRG, from the coding sequence ATGACAGAGCGATCACGGGGCGCGGCCGTGCAGGAAGCGGACCAGCTTCAGATCGGACCGAGCAATGTGCGGTGGACAGGCGAGGCGCTGGAAATCGACATCGTCGAGCGCGACACGCGCCTTTTCAATCCAATTCATCGCCGGGTACGCGGCAAGTTGCGTGTCATCCCGCGCGCGATCAATACGGTGCCTTTCGGCCTTGATCCCGACGCACGCCATCGCTGGCATTGCCTGGCACCGCGCGCGCGCATCGAGCTTCGCATGGATGAGCCTGGAATCAGCTGGAACGGCGAAGGCTATCTCGACAGCAATTCAGGCGAGGAGTCGCTCGAAGAGGGTTTCCGCGTCTGGCACTGGTCACGCGCGCATTGCCGCGAGGGCAGCGTCGTCAATTACGAAGGCGTGCGCCGGGATGGGTCGCATTTCGCCAGCGCACTGCGTTTCGCCAAGGATGGCTCGCCCGAACCCGCAGAACTGCCGATGGTTGCGCCGCTGCCCAACACCTTCTGGCAGATCGAACGCAAGACGCGGGCCGACAGGGGCCATGCGCGGGCGCTCGATACCTGGGAGGACAGTCCGTTTTACGCCCGGTCGCAATTGCTGACGCAGTTGTATGGGGAGCGGGTCGTGGCAGTGCAGGAAAGCCTCGATCTGGACCGGTTCAAGTCACCGATCACCCAGTTCATGCTCCCTTTCCGCATGCCCCGGAAGCGCGGCTGA
- the crtD gene encoding 1-hydroxycarotenoid 3,4-desaturase CrtD produces MIIGAGIGGLCSAALLAGKGCRVTVIEKAAHAGGKARRFSIDGAEIDAGPTVFTLREVFEEIFAECGARLSDHVNVRPAETLARHAWSMDERLDLFADPDRSEEAIGDFAGAEAARGFRSMRAEAKRIYDILDAPLLRQGKVSWPPQFIRRIGLSRMGELSAVRPYESLWKVLGEHLKDQRLRQLYARYATYCGSSPFDAPATLMLIAHVEAKGVWLIEGGMSALARGLQNIGEAQGARYRFGSSVASIETNRGKASGVTLDSGEHIAADRVIVNADPAALANGRFGKNASRAARTHMRSNRSFSAMVWLSNAETIGFPLKRHNVFFSPDYEREFTDIRAGTPPRDPTVYVCAMDREKGEAVSGRERFQIIVNAPANGDTHTYSSEEREQCTRAMSRTLARCGLELEKDFRHQLLTPNEFESFLPSTGGAIYGRASHGWAASFLRQGTRTRIPGLYFAGGSTHPGAGVPMAALSGQLAARTVMTDLASTRRFHPAAMPGGMSMPSATTGNTG; encoded by the coding sequence GTGATTATCGGCGCGGGGATTGGCGGCCTGTGTTCGGCTGCGTTGTTGGCTGGAAAAGGGTGCCGCGTGACCGTCATTGAGAAGGCCGCGCATGCTGGCGGCAAAGCGCGACGCTTTTCAATAGATGGCGCTGAAATAGACGCTGGCCCGACGGTCTTCACTCTTCGCGAAGTGTTCGAAGAGATTTTCGCGGAATGCGGCGCGCGCTTGTCGGATCATGTCAATGTGCGCCCCGCCGAAACGCTCGCACGTCATGCATGGAGCATGGATGAGCGGCTTGACCTGTTTGCAGATCCTGATCGCAGCGAAGAAGCCATAGGTGATTTCGCCGGTGCCGAGGCCGCGCGCGGTTTCCGCTCCATGCGCGCAGAGGCGAAGCGTATTTACGATATTCTCGATGCGCCATTGCTGAGGCAGGGCAAAGTATCCTGGCCACCGCAATTCATTCGCCGCATCGGTCTCTCGCGAATGGGCGAACTCTCAGCGGTGCGACCTTACGAGAGTTTGTGGAAAGTCCTCGGCGAGCATTTGAAAGATCAGCGCCTGCGACAGCTATACGCGCGCTATGCCACCTACTGCGGCTCGTCGCCTTTCGATGCGCCAGCAACGCTGATGTTGATCGCGCATGTCGAGGCCAAGGGTGTCTGGCTGATCGAAGGCGGAATGAGCGCGCTTGCCCGCGGCTTGCAGAACATCGGCGAAGCGCAGGGGGCACGCTACCGCTTCGGGAGTTCAGTCGCCTCAATCGAAACAAACCGCGGAAAAGCGTCTGGTGTCACGCTGGATAGCGGTGAGCATATCGCTGCGGACCGTGTGATCGTGAACGCCGATCCAGCGGCCTTGGCCAATGGGCGCTTCGGCAAAAACGCAAGCCGCGCGGCCCGGACACATATGCGCAGCAACCGGTCCTTTTCCGCCATGGTCTGGCTGTCCAATGCAGAGACAATCGGATTTCCGCTGAAGCGGCACAATGTATTCTTCTCGCCCGACTATGAGCGCGAATTTACCGACATCCGGGCAGGTACGCCGCCCCGCGACCCCACGGTATATGTCTGCGCAATGGACCGCGAGAAAGGCGAGGCTGTTTCAGGGCGAGAGCGTTTTCAAATCATCGTCAACGCGCCCGCCAATGGGGACACACACACCTATTCGTCCGAGGAGAGAGAGCAATGCACGAGGGCGATGAGCCGGACACTGGCCCGCTGCGGGCTGGAGCTGGAGAAGGATTTCCGCCATCAATTGCTGACGCCGAACGAATTCGAGAGCTTTTTGCCCTCGACCGGCGGAGCGATCTATGGACGGGCCTCGCACGGGTGGGCGGCATCCTTCCTCCGCCAAGGCACGAGGACGCGGATCCCTGGGCTTTACTTCGCGGGTGGAAGCACCCACCCCGGGGCGGGCGTGCCGATGGCCGCCTTATCCGGGCAGTTGGCGGCCCGCACGGTCATGACAGACCTCGCTTCGACACGCCGGTTCCACCCGGCGGCTATGCCTGGTGGTATGTCGATGCCATCAGCGACGACGGGCAATACGGGCTGA
- a CDS encoding methyltransferase: MTVTRHPFPANNAAEHRPPIPAPIITTWWSPCGAACEADGAVRSPPFETKIIDLYTASVQFIGHMADQFSRSGAAAPSSWKIRWVAQRNRILGSPAFQNWTSRFWPMSLVARYKARQAFDLVAGFTYSQTLLACVECGLLDLLATGPCDLPKIAEHTELSHDAALRLVKAAAAIDLAQEVSSDCWMLGKQGAALHANEGAIAMVRHHRLLYRDLTDPLALLRADRKQETALSQFWHYASEPDGEKASEYSQLMATSQAMVCEQVLGAYDFAQHVSLLDIGGGHGRFVSGVAEAHPALRLGIFDLPPVLKGTASRLAQQGLAGRVSLHAGDFFHSPIPAGYDCVSLVRILHDHDDEQAVHLLTEIRKALPPGGRLIIAEPMADTPGAKGMGDAYFGLYLWAMNSGRPRSAKEISKMLRAAGFARSGQVRTRQPLLCSVIVSFL, translated from the coding sequence ATGACGGTCACGCGGCACCCTTTTCCAGCCAACAACGCAGCCGAACACAGGCCGCCAATCCCCGCGCCGATAATCACGACGTGGTGGTCTCCTTGCGGCGCGGCATGCGAGGCTGATGGTGCTGTCAGGTCGCCCCCTTTCGAAACGAAGATCATTGACCTTTACACCGCATCTGTCCAGTTCATTGGACATATGGCGGATCAATTTTCTCGATCTGGTGCAGCTGCGCCGTCCTCATGGAAAATCCGCTGGGTGGCTCAACGTAATCGAATTCTTGGCTCTCCCGCCTTCCAGAATTGGACTTCGAGATTTTGGCCAATGTCGCTGGTTGCCCGCTACAAAGCTAGACAGGCTTTCGACCTTGTGGCGGGCTTCACCTACTCTCAGACCCTTCTCGCATGCGTTGAATGCGGGTTACTCGATTTGCTGGCGACGGGACCCTGCGATCTTCCCAAGATCGCCGAACACACCGAGCTTTCGCACGACGCAGCGCTTCGGCTGGTGAAAGCGGCGGCTGCGATCGATCTGGCACAGGAGGTTTCATCAGATTGCTGGATGCTCGGCAAACAGGGCGCTGCTCTTCATGCAAATGAAGGCGCCATCGCCATGGTGCGCCACCACCGGCTGCTTTACCGCGACCTCACCGATCCGCTGGCTCTGCTGCGCGCAGACCGGAAGCAAGAGACGGCGCTTTCCCAATTCTGGCACTATGCCTCCGAGCCGGACGGCGAAAAAGCTTCGGAATATTCGCAGCTTATGGCGACGTCTCAGGCGATGGTGTGCGAGCAGGTGCTCGGCGCTTACGATTTCGCGCAGCATGTCAGCTTGCTGGATATCGGCGGCGGTCACGGGCGCTTCGTTTCCGGAGTTGCCGAAGCCCATCCGGCATTGCGACTCGGCATCTTCGATCTGCCGCCGGTTCTCAAAGGAACTGCGAGTCGGCTGGCGCAGCAGGGGCTGGCGGGCCGCGTTTCGCTGCATGCAGGGGATTTCTTCCACAGCCCCATTCCCGCCGGATATGATTGCGTTTCGCTCGTGCGGATCCTGCATGATCATGACGATGAACAGGCGGTCCATCTGCTGACCGAGATCCGCAAAGCACTGCCGCCCGGCGGACGGCTCATCATTGCCGAACCGATGGCCGATACCCCCGGTGCCAAGGGCATGGGAGACGCGTATTTTGGCCTTTATCTCTGGGCCATGAATTCCGGACGCCCGCGCTCAGCAAAGGAAATTTCAAAGATGCTGCGCGCTGCCGGTTTTGCCCGCTCCGGTCAGGTACGAACACGCCAGCCTTTGCTGTGCAGCGTGATTGTAAGTTTTCTTTGA